A window of Metabacillus sp. B2-18 contains these coding sequences:
- the spoVM gene encoding stage V sporulation protein SpoVM, which yields MKFYTIKLPKFLGGIVRAMLGSFKKD from the coding sequence ATGAAATTTTATACGATTAAGTTACCGAAGTTTTTAGGAGGAATAGTTCGAGCAATGCTCGGTTCGTTTAAAAAAGATTAA
- the rpmB gene encoding 50S ribosomal protein L28 translates to MARKCVVTGRKTRSGNARSHAMNANKRTWGANLQKVRILVNGKPKRVYVSARALRSGKVERV, encoded by the coding sequence ATGGCACGTAAATGCGTTGTTACTGGTAGAAAAACTCGCTCAGGTAATGCACGTTCACACGCGATGAACGCTAACAAACGTACTTGGGGCGCAAACCTTCAAAAAGTTCGCATCTTAGTTAACGGTAAACCAAAAAGAGTATATGTATCTGCTCGCGCTTTAAGATCAGGTAAAGTTGAGCGAGTTTAA